The Ascochyta rabiei chromosome 10, complete sequence genome has a window encoding:
- a CDS encoding Alcohol dehydrogenase (NADP(+)), with the protein MPYPETTDAFAVTDIKNWSTFKRQELPLKKFEDYDVDIAVDACGVCASDVHTITGGWGEDIPLPLCVGHEVIGRVVKVGSKVTKVKVGDRAGSGAQVGADLTCDQCKNDQENYCPNQVDAYGAKHPDGTVAQGGYSSHVRVHEYFAFKIPENLETHIAAPMLCAGITTFSPLKRLGAGKGKKVGIIGLGGLGHFGVLWSVALGAETTVISHTASKKEDALKMGAKDFIVTNEKGWADKWKFHFDFVINTADATDKFDLSEYFSILKVNGTFHMVGFPDKPLPAMPAQVFAPNGCYMGASHIGNRPEMEEMLELASKQNIKSWIETIDISEEGCKQAVERVYKNDNVRYRFTLTNYDKIFGKRY; encoded by the exons ATGCCTTACCCAGAGACCACCGACGCTTTTGCCGTCACTGACATCAAGAACTGGAGCACCTTCAAGCGCCAGGAG CTTCCGCTCAAGAAGTTCGAGGACTACGATGTCGATATTGCCGTTGACGCCTGCGGTGTCTGCGCGTCCGACGTTCACACCATTACCGGTGGATGGGGAGAAGACATCCCCCTTCCTCTGTGCGTAGGACACGAAGTTATTGGCCGCGTAGTCAAGGTCGGATCCAAGGTCACCAAGGTCAAGGTCGGCGACCGCGCTGGCTCCGGTGCCCAGGTCGGTGCCGATCTCACATGCGACCAGTGCAAGAATGACCAGGAAAACTACTGCCCCAACCAGGTCGACGCCTACGGTGCCAAGCACCCTGACGGCACCGTCGCTCAGGGAGGCTACTCTTCTCACGTCCGTGTTCACGAATACTTTGCGTTCAAGATCCCTGAGAACCTCGAGACACATATCGCCGCACCCATGCTGTGCGCTGGTATCACCACATTCTCTCCTCTTAAGAGGTTAGGTGCTggcaagggcaagaaggTCGGCATCATCGGTCTTGGTGGCCTCGGTCACTTCGGTGTCCTCTGGTCGGTTGCCCTTGGCGCTGAGACCACCGTCATCTCGCACACTGCCAGCAAGAAGGAAGACGCGCTCAAGATGGGCGCCAAGGATTTCATTGTCACCAACGAGAAGGGCTGGGCCGACAAGTGGAAGTTCCACTTCGACTTTGTCATCAACACCGCCGATGCCACCGACAAGTTCGACCTGTCCGAGTACTTCTCTATCCTCAAGGTCAACGGTACATTCCACATGGTCGGTTTCCCCGACAAGCCGCTCCCTGCCATGCCTGCCCAGGTCTTCGCCCCCAACGGCTGCTACATGGGTGCGTCGCACATTGGCAACCGTCCCGAGATGGAGGAGATGCTGGAGCTTGCATCGAAGCAGAACATCAAGAGCTGGATCGAGACCATCGACATCAGCGAGGAGGGCTGCAAGCAGGCTGTTGAGCGTGTCTACAAGAACGACAACGTGCGCTACAGGTTCACCCTCACCAACTACGACAAGATCTTCGGCAAGCGCTACTAG
- a CDS encoding Argininosuccinate lyase: MASEKKVAENMLWGGRFTEGLDPVMEQYNASLPYDRLFYAQDIAGSIAFARANKNNGILTGDEFAAIEKGFVQIKEEWANNTFQVKPNDEDIHTANERRLSEIIGKDIGGKLHTGRSRNEQVATDMRLWLRDQLHILEGYLKQLIQTSVQRAEAEIDVLMPGYTHLQKAQPIRWSHFILGHATAFSQELERLREVIKRVNRSPLGCGALAGNPFNIDRDAMAKELGFEGILPNSLNAVGDRDFVFETLQWGSSLMLKMSRWAEDLIIYSSLEFGFVRLADAYSTGSSLMPQKKNADSLELIRGKSGRAFGHMAGLYVTIKGLPTTYNKDLQESVEPLIDHIKTVGDSLQIATGVISTLSINKEKMYAALAPEMLATEFADYLVRKGVPFREGHHISGRVVAAAEDNDIPMDKLSLEQLKAIDSRLGDDVVECLDYERAVELKNATGGTSKSACLEQIAIMKKSL, encoded by the exons ATGGCTTCAGAAAAGAAAGTTGCCGAAAATATGCTCTGGGGAGGTCGCTTCACAG AGGGCCTTGACCCCGTGATGGAGCAATACAACGCGTCTCTCCCGTACGACCGTCTCTTCTACGCACAGGATATCGCTGGTTCCATCGCATTTGCTCGCGCAAATAAGAACAATGGCATCTTGACTGGCGACGAGTTTGCTGCCATCGAGAAGGGGTTCGTCCAGATCAAAGAGGAATGGGCGAACAACACCTTCCAAGTCAAGCCCAACGACGAAGACATCCACACAGCCAACGAGCGCAGGCTCAGCGAAATCATTGGCAAGGACATTGGCGGAAAGCTACACACAGGGCGGAGCAGGAACGAGCAAGTCGCAACAGACATGCGATTATGGTTGAGGGATCAGCTGCATATACTGGAAGGCTACCTCAAGCAGCTCATTCAGACATCAGTCCAGCGCGCAGAGGCCGAGATCGATGTGCTCATGCCCGGCTACACGCATCTGCAGAAGGCACAGCCGATTCGGTGGTCGCACTTCATCCTGGGCCATGCTACCGCCTTCTCCCAGGAACTCGAGCGTCTACGGGAAGTCATCAAGCGCGTCAACCGATCTCCACTGGGCTGCGGCGCGCTCGCTGGCAATCCCTTCAACATCGATCGTGACGCCATGGCTAAGGAGCTTGGCTTTGAGGGCATTCTACCAAACTCACTGAACGCCGTCGGCGACCGAGATTTCGTCTTCGAGACCTTGCAATGGGGATCGAGTCTCATGCTGAAGATGTCACGATGGGCAGAAGACCTTATCATCTACTCAAGTCTCGAATTTGGCTTCGTGCGCCTCGCAGACGCGTACTCGACAGGCAGCTCCCTCATGCCCCAGAAGAAGAATGCCGACTCGCTGGAGCTGATTCGCGGCAAGAGTGGACGTGCTTTTGGACACATGGCTGGTCTTTACGTCACTATCAAGGGCCTGCCGACAACGTACAACAAGGATTTGCAGGAGTCTGTCGAACCGCTAATCGACCACATCAAGACTGTCGGGGACTCGCTTCAGATCGCTACTGGCGTCATTTCCACTCTATCCATCAACAAGGAGAAGATGTACGCCGCACTCGCACCTGAGATGCTTGCTACAGAATTTGCCGACTACCTTGTCAGGAAGGGTGTACCCTTCCGTGAGGGCCATCATATCTCCGGTCGCGTTGTTGCAGCCGCAGAGGATAACGACATTCCCATGGATAAGCTGAGTCTCGAGCAGTTGAAGGCCATTGACTCGAGATTGGGCGATGATGTTGTTGAATGCCTCGACTACGAGCGTGCAGTAGAACTGAAGAACGCCACTGGTGGCACAAGCAAGAGTGCATGTCTTGAGCAGATCGCTATCATGAAGAAGTCTCTTTAG
- a CDS encoding ATP adenylyltransferase: MKDLNEEKITALFDELVSENIIIYGPHESIRYEAGRYPLEFRVCKHLNKKPHTVGAKLSSSFDKSRKWGPGSDMYCPDERLILGQLNDTHDLALNLFCVDRPQLLMLTLDSYQRQYDPLALDDFKAALELLRLFPGMYVIYNCSEAGGCSRMHKHMQGLKGPPYAFEYLIHASEEKLDVPFRYFTHHFDQTLRSASATEVLDVYRVLIDRTREVLQIGPEDVCPHNVVLWDDRLIVIPRRRGFLEGASANSGGMTGCVWVPDETQVDEWKRLGFTNVLRELGVPSA, from the exons ATGAAGGATCTGAATGAGGAAAAGATTACGGCTCTATTTGATGAGCTAGTCTCAGAAAACATCATCATCTACGGGCCGCACGAGTCGATCAGGTATGAGGCTGGACGCTATCCT CTCGAATTCCGAGTTTGCAAGCATCTGAACAAGAAACCGCACACCGTTGGTGCAAAACTCAGTTCCAGCTTCGACAAAAGCCGCAAATGGGGACCAGGCAGCGACATGTACTGTCCTGACGAGCGCTTGATTCTGGGTCAGCTGAACGACACGCATGATCTGGCGTTGAACTTGTTCTGCGTTGATCGGCCTCAGCTACTCATGTTGACGCTAGACTCTTATCAGCGGCAATACGACCCACTGGCGCTGGATGACTTCAAGGCTGCGCTGGAACTACTGAGGTTGTTTCCTGGCATGTATGTTATCTACAACTGCAGCGAAGCTGGTGGATGTAGTAGAATGCACAAGCATATGCAAGGCTTGAAGGGTCCACCATACGCGTTTGAGTACCTGATTCACGCGAGTGAAGAAAAGCTGGATGTTCCATTCCGGTACTTCACCCACCATTTTGATCAGACTTTGAGGTCCGCATCGGCAACTGAAGTACTGGATGTATACAGAGTACTCATTGACCGAACACGAGAGGTGCTGCAAATCGGGCCGGAAGATGTCTGTCCTCATAATGTTGTTTTGTGGGACGACAGACTCATCGTGATACCACGAAGAAGAGGCTTCTTAGAAGGTGCAAGTGCAAACTCTGGTGGTATGACGGGCTGCGTATGGGTTCCGGATGAGACCCAAGTGGATGAGTGGAAGAGGCTTGGGTTCACGAATGTTTTGCGGGAGCTGGGTGTTCCTTCGGCATGA
- a CDS encoding P-type Na(+) transporter, translated as MGNPAKSPDEGHVSGQSNKPLSLPPHSLTLAQVVDELSTDTWSGLDDAEAKRRSEEYGSNDLGETAGVSVVKILIAQVANAMTMVLILAMAVSFGIQSWIEGGVVTFVILLNVVVGFFQEWSAEKTMDSLRSLSSPTAKVIRGGQQSTIPSVDIVPGDVIEIKTGDTLPADIRVFEVVNFETDEALLTGESLPVRKNEGDVFPEKTGPGDRLNIAYSSSNVTKGRAKGVVFATGVYTEIGAIASQLRESKSKVRPVKKRGPNGRAKPHRYLEAYTLTTTDALGRFLGLNIGTPLQKKLSKLAMLLFGIAVLCAIVVLAANEFNATQEVIIYAVATGLSMIPASLVVVLTITMAAGTKSMVKRNVVVRNLKSLEALGGVTDICSDKTGTLTQGKMIARGAWIPGVGTYTIENSTAPQDPTIGEVRFGSDMPSQLDLKAAGDACGDLMSSEKLQPTASKGLEEFLNVASLANLAAVKKKGDGQWEAHGDPTEIAIQVFAARFGLDRSRMTKGEAAIWEDLVELPFDSDVKRMSVIMRHSSGKTHAFTKGAVERVIQSCTSVATSSEELGSITDEFRDDVLRNMEALASLGLRVLALASKPFDIEVEKGANVERTSVESDLVFRGLIGLYDPPRPESAPAVQQCHEAGIEVHMLTGDHPETAKAIAIEVGILPSLERMKRISQDVAKSLVMAASEFDSLTDEQVDKLPVLPLVVARCAPSTKVRMIEALHRRGRFCAMTGDGVNDSPSLKRADVGIAMGQAGSDVAKEASDIVLTDDNFASILAAIEEGRRIFDNIQKFVLHVLAENVAQAGTLLVGLAFKDATGLSVFPLAPVQVVWIIMATSGMPDMGLGFERAVPDILQRPPQSLKTGIFTMEFLIDMIVYGLWITALCLASFTVVVFGFGDGNLGIGCNESYNESCELVFRARATTFACLTWFALFLAWEMIDMRRSFFRMQPGSRRYCTQWILDVWRNQFLFWAIVAGFVTLFPLIYIPVINTVVFKHAPIDWEWGVVFIEAGLFFVGVEFWKWCKRVYFRRKARGSLGVDHKNMEIEDRVFGRYYTTESALSTESTKEKV; from the exons ATGGGTAACCCAGCTAAATCGCCCGACGAGGGGCACGTCAGTGGTCAATCAAACAAACCACTGTCGCTGCCGCCTCACAGCCTTACTCTCGCCCAAGTTGTGGACGAATTGAGCACCGATACCTGGTCTGGACTTGATGATGCTGAAGCCAAACGTCGATCTGAGGAATATGGCTCAAACGATCTGGGAGAAACAGCTGGCGTATCAGTTGTCAAAATTTTGATCGCGCAAGTTGCCAATGCAATGACAATGGTCTTGATCCTTGCCATGGCCGTCAGCTTTGGTATCCAATCTTGGATCGAAGGTGGGGTCGTCACATTTGTCATTCTACTGAACGTTGTAGTCGGCTTTTTCCAGGAGTGGTCGGCCGAGAAGACCATGGACTCCTTGCGCTCATTGAGTTCCCCGACCGCAAAAGTCATTCGTGGCGGACAGCAATCAACGATACCTTCGGTCGATATTGTTCCAGGCGACGTTATCGAAATCAAGACCGGCGACACTCTACCAGCTGACATCAGAGTTTTTGAGGTGGTCAACTTCGAGACAGACGAGGCACTCTTGACCGGAGAGTCTTTGCCTGTCCGCAAGAATGAAGGAGACGTCTTCCCGGAGAAGACTGGTCCAGGAGACCGTCTGAATATTGCATATAGCTCATCAAACGTCACGAAAGGTCGTGCTAAAGGTGTCGTCTTTGCAACTGGCGTCTATACTGAGATCGGTGCTATCGCTTCACAGCTGCGAGAGTCGAAATCTAAAGTCCGACCTGTCAAGAAGCGCGGCCCGAACGGTCGTGCAAAGCCACACCGCTACCTCGAAGCGTATACACTCACAACAACTGACGCCCTTGGACGCTTTCTAGGCCTCAACATCGGAACGCCCCTGCAGAAGAAGCTGTCCAAGTTGGCTATGCTACTATTTGGTATTGCAGTTCTTTGCGCCATCGTCGTCCTTGCAGCCAATGAGTTCAACGCGACCCAAGAAGTCATCATTTATGCAGTTGCAACCGGCCTATCCATGATCCCAGCTAGCTTGGTCGTTGTTCTTACAATCACAATGGCAGCTGGAACTAAAAGTATGGTCAAGCGTAACGTCGTCGTCAGAAACCTCAAGTCGCTAGAAGCTCTGGGAGGGGTGACAGACATCTGTTCCGACAAGACTGGCACCCTAACTCAAGGCAAGATGATTGCGCGTGGCGCCTGGATACCTGGTGTTGGAACGTACACCATCGAGAATTCTACAGCGCCGCAGGATCCGACGATTGGCGAAGTGCGCTTTGGGTCTGACATGCCAAGCCAGCTTGATCTAAAAGCTGCAGGAGACGCCTGTGGCGATCTTATGAGTTCAGAGAAGCTTCAACCAACTGCATCTAAAGGACTCGAGGAGTTCCTTAACGTCGCTTCCTTGGCCAATCTAGCTGCTGTGAAGAAGAAGGGGGATGGACAATGGGAAGCCCATGGTGACCCCACTGAGATAGCCATCCAGGTATTTGCGGCTCGATTTGGACTCGATCGATCTCGAATGACCAAAGGTGAAGCAGCTATCTGGGAGGATCTTGTGGAGTTGCCCTTCGACTCGGACGTGAAACGCATGTCCGTCATCATGCGACACTCCAGTGGCAAGACACATGCATTTACTAAGGGCGCTGTCGAAAGAGTCATCCAGAGCTGTACCTCCGTCGCCACCAGTTCTGAGGAACTCGGAAGTATCACAGACGAATTTCGTGATGACGTTTTACGCAACATGGAAGCTCTAGCCAGTCTCGGATTACGTGTATTAGCTCTGGCTAGCAAACCTTTTGACATTGAAGTTGAAAAGGGCGCCAACGTGGAGCGTACCTCGGTTGAAAGCGACCTTGTCTTCCGTGGTCTGATCGGTCTGTACGATCCTCCGCGGCCCGAGTCTGCTCCTGCTGTACAGCAATGCCACGAAGCTGGTATTGAGGTACACATGCTCACTGGCGACCACCCCGAGACCGCCAAAGCCATCGCGATAGAAGTTGGTATCCTGCCATCTTTAGAGCGCATGAAGCGCATATCACAAGATGTAGCAAAGTCACTTGTGATGGCCGCTTCAGAATTTGACAGCCTCACTGATGAGCAGGTTGACAAACTTCCTGTGCTGCCTTTGGTAGTTGCCAGATGCGCACCTAGCACTAAGGTTCGCATGATTGAAGCCCTCCACCGTCGAGGTCGCTTCTGTGCCATGACCGGTGATGGCGTAAACGACTCACCATCCCTCAAGCGTGCTGATGTGGGTATCGCTATGGGTCAGGCTGGATCTGACGTTGCTAAG GAAGCATCCGACATTGTTCTCACAGACGACAATTTTGCCTCGATCCTTGCTGCTATCGAAGAAGGCCGCCGTATCTTCGACAATATTCAAAAGTTTGTCCTGCACGTGCTCGCTGAGAACGTTGCACAAGCCGGTACACTCCTTGTTGGTTTAGCATTCAAAGATGCCACTGGCTTATCTGTCTTTCCCCTTGCCCCTGTGCAGGTGGTATGGATCATCATGGCTACTTCTGGCATGCCTGACATGGGCCTTGGGTTCGAGCGCGCCGTCCCGGACATTCTCCAGCGTCCACCACAATCTCTCAAGACGGGTATTTTCACCATGGAGTTCCTGATAGATATGATTGTGTACGGTCTTTGGATTACAGCGCTATGCCTGGCCAGCTTCACTGTCGTCGTGTTCGGATTCGGTGATGGCAATCTAGGCATTGGCTGTAACGAGAGCTACAACGAGTCGTGTGAGCTCGTCTTCCGCGCACGAGCAACAACGTTTGCATGTTTGACGTGGTTTGCCCTCTTCCTGGCTTGGGAGATGATCGATATGAGGCGTTCGTTCTTCCGCATGCAGCCAGGATCGAGGCGCTACTGTACACAATGGATCCTTGACGTTTGGCGCAACCAGTTCCTGTTCTGGGCAATTGTTGCTGGGTTTGTCACGCTGTTCCCGCTTATCTATATTCCAGTGATCAACACCGTCGTGTTCAAACATGCGCCAATCGATTGGGAGTGGGGCGTTGTGTTCATCGAGGCCGGCCTGTTCTTCGTGGGAGTTGAATTCTGGAAGTGGTGCAAGCGGGTTTACTTCCGCCGCAAAGCTCGTGGGTCGCTTGGTGTTGACCACAAGAACATGGAGATCGAAGATCGAGTGTTTGGCCGATACTACACGACTGAGTCCGCATTGTCGACGGAATCGAcgaaagagaaggtatag